From Herbiconiux flava, one genomic window encodes:
- a CDS encoding CoA transferase subunit A: protein MAKSWSSASEALQDVVHDGMVVAVGGFGLSGNPTDLIEALRDTGARDLTIVSNNMGVDGKGLGLLLENRQVAKVIASYVGENRMFAQQYLDGELEVEFAPQGTLAERLRAGGAGIAGFYTKTGVGTPVAEGKPVETFDGERYVLERGIVADLALVHAWRADAEGNLVYRHTARNFNPLVATAGRVTVAEAEEVIDGWLDPNAIVTPGIFVQRLVTASDREKQIEQRTVRSAA, encoded by the coding sequence ATGGCCAAGAGCTGGAGCAGTGCATCCGAGGCCCTGCAGGACGTCGTGCACGACGGGATGGTGGTCGCCGTCGGCGGCTTCGGGCTGAGCGGCAACCCCACCGACCTGATCGAGGCGCTGCGCGACACCGGCGCCCGTGACCTCACGATCGTGTCGAACAACATGGGCGTCGACGGCAAGGGCCTCGGGCTGCTGCTCGAGAACCGGCAGGTGGCGAAGGTGATCGCCTCGTACGTCGGCGAGAACCGGATGTTCGCCCAGCAGTACCTCGACGGTGAGCTCGAGGTCGAGTTCGCCCCGCAGGGCACGCTCGCCGAACGCCTGCGCGCGGGCGGGGCGGGCATCGCGGGTTTCTACACGAAGACCGGAGTCGGCACCCCGGTCGCCGAGGGCAAGCCGGTCGAGACCTTCGACGGCGAGCGGTACGTGCTCGAGCGCGGCATCGTCGCCGACCTCGCGCTGGTGCACGCCTGGCGGGCCGACGCCGAGGGCAACCTCGTCTACCGGCACACCGCCCGCAACTTCAATCCGCTCGTCGCGACCGCCGGGCGGGTCACCGTCGCCGAGGCCGAGGAGGTGATTGACGGGTGGCTCGATCCGAACGCCATCGTCACGCCGGGCATCTTCGTGCAGCGGCTGGTCACCGCGAGCGACCGCGAGAAGCAGATCGAGCAGCGCACCGTGCGGAGTGCGGCATGA
- a CDS encoding IclR family transcriptional regulator: protein MAEHTPGAQLVSRVSRVLKTVAEYPDGVTAAAVSHATGLTRPTTHRLLASLAAEGLVDHDAARGRWFLGPELYLLGTLAAARYDIPQAARDSVRRLAQQTGESAFFSARRGTETVCLLREEGSFPVRSFVLHEGVRFPLGVASAGLAILSFLPPSEVADYLAAADLPRRWGAAHETPALLERIAATRETGYAVNPALILEGSWGMGAAVFDASGRPAWALSLTGIEPRFRPDRRPELGRLLLDEAHRLGTALARQAARP from the coding sequence ATGGCTGAGCACACCCCGGGGGCCCAGCTGGTCTCGCGCGTCTCCCGCGTGCTGAAGACCGTCGCCGAGTACCCCGACGGCGTCACCGCCGCGGCGGTCTCGCACGCCACCGGGCTCACCCGGCCCACCACGCACCGCCTGCTCGCCTCGCTCGCGGCCGAGGGTCTCGTCGACCACGACGCGGCACGGGGCCGCTGGTTCCTGGGGCCCGAGCTCTACCTGCTCGGCACGCTGGCGGCCGCCCGCTACGACATCCCGCAGGCGGCGCGCGACTCGGTGCGGCGGCTCGCTCAGCAGACCGGGGAGAGCGCCTTCTTCTCGGCCCGCCGCGGCACCGAGACGGTCTGCCTGCTGCGCGAGGAGGGCAGCTTCCCGGTGCGCTCGTTCGTGCTGCACGAGGGGGTGCGGTTCCCGCTCGGGGTCGCGTCGGCGGGCCTGGCGATCCTGTCGTTCCTGCCGCCCTCCGAGGTGGCCGACTACCTCGCCGCGGCCGACCTCCCGCGCCGCTGGGGCGCCGCGCACGAGACCCCGGCCCTCCTCGAGCGAATCGCCGCCACCCGCGAGACGGGCTACGCCGTGAACCCGGCGCTCATCCTCGAGGGCAGCTGGGGAATGGGCGCCGCCGTCTTCGATGCCTCCGGCCGCCCCGCCTGGGCCCTCAGCCTCACGGGCATCGAGCCCCGCTTCCGCCCCGACCGCCGCCCCGAGCTCGGCCGGTTGCTGCTCGACGAGGCCCACCGCCTCGGCACCGCCCTCGCGCGACAGGCAGCTCGCCCGTGA
- a CDS encoding low temperature requirement protein A, whose product MGDDGEFRERLREDLLHRLRPLRGQRAGGPGRSATPLELLYDLTYVIAFAAAAEQLAHQIGEGHVGPAIGAYVFAIWAISWAWMNFSWFSSAYGNDDALFRILTIVQMVGAIVLVFGLPVSFERAVTGESPNNLLMVVGYIVMRVPLIVLWLRAARADARHRRIDVAYALAIGVAQTLWLLTAVLPLPAGATVGAIVVLALAEMVAPVVLEHRYGRAPWNAGHIAERFSLLTLIALGEVIAATVTAVGALTGEKGWSIEAVVLASSGLVLAAGFWWSYFLIPSGTVLERWPSRVFAWRYAHLPIFGAIAAVGAGLRIAAEAIETERLTVLQITLALVVPVAVMTAMIFITWSALMRSFDATHLPLFGAALVPLAAALAVAVSAGREPVDLASPGSLTALLSAIVLVALCPVVEVVGHELVGYRHTLRVVDRTAVRADAVEAASR is encoded by the coding sequence ATGGGCGACGACGGGGAGTTCCGCGAGCGGCTGCGGGAGGATCTGCTCCATCGCCTCCGCCCCCTGCGCGGCCAGCGCGCCGGCGGCCCCGGGCGCTCGGCGACACCGCTCGAGCTGCTCTACGACCTGACCTACGTGATCGCCTTCGCCGCGGCCGCCGAGCAACTGGCGCACCAGATCGGCGAGGGCCACGTCGGGCCGGCGATCGGCGCCTACGTCTTCGCGATCTGGGCCATCAGCTGGGCGTGGATGAACTTCAGCTGGTTCTCGTCGGCGTACGGCAACGACGATGCGCTGTTCCGCATCCTCACCATCGTGCAGATGGTGGGCGCGATCGTGCTCGTGTTCGGGCTGCCCGTGAGCTTCGAACGGGCGGTCACGGGTGAGAGCCCCAACAACCTGCTGATGGTGGTCGGCTACATCGTGATGCGGGTGCCGCTGATCGTGCTCTGGCTGCGGGCGGCGAGAGCGGATGCCCGTCACCGCCGCATCGACGTCGCCTACGCCCTGGCGATCGGCGTGGCCCAGACGCTCTGGCTCCTGACGGCCGTGCTGCCGCTTCCGGCCGGGGCGACCGTGGGGGCCATCGTGGTGCTCGCGCTCGCCGAGATGGTGGCTCCGGTCGTCCTGGAGCACCGCTACGGCCGCGCGCCCTGGAACGCCGGGCACATCGCCGAGCGGTTCAGCCTGCTCACCCTGATCGCGCTCGGCGAGGTGATAGCGGCGACCGTGACCGCGGTCGGCGCCCTCACCGGCGAGAAGGGGTGGTCGATCGAGGCGGTGGTGCTCGCCTCGTCGGGCCTGGTGCTGGCGGCGGGGTTCTGGTGGTCGTACTTCCTCATCCCGTCGGGCACGGTGCTCGAGCGCTGGCCCTCACGGGTGTTCGCCTGGCGCTACGCGCACCTGCCGATCTTCGGCGCCATCGCCGCAGTGGGAGCCGGCCTCCGCATCGCCGCCGAGGCGATCGAGACCGAGCGGCTCACGGTGCTGCAGATCACGCTGGCCCTGGTGGTTCCCGTCGCTGTCATGACCGCGATGATCTTCATCACCTGGAGCGCGCTGATGCGCTCGTTCGACGCGACCCACCTGCCGCTGTTCGGCGCGGCGCTCGTGCCGCTCGCGGCTGCGCTCGCCGTGGCCGTCTCGGCGGGGCGCGAGCCCGTCGACCTCGCCTCTCCCGGCAGCCTCACGGCGCTGCTCTCGGCGATCGTGCTGGTGGCGCTCTGCCCGGTGGTGGAGGTCGTCGGGCACGAACTGGTGGGTTATCGGCACACTCTCCGCGTCGTCGACCGCACGGCGGTTCGAGCCGATGCCGTGGAAGCCGCCTCGCGCTAG
- a CDS encoding LacI family DNA-binding transcriptional regulator: MTGAQSTSRTPTLQEVAKAAGVSLATASNALSGKRGVSAELRERVVEAAKLVGYPRGGSARARRTEHVTVGIVLPDVRNPAYAELAHAFEREGQLRDWSLVLASSDYEPAKELEALERLIETTDGVVLSPSRPPRSGIHRLAASPVPIVTCDEPADSALIGASVRTDSFGGGRAAAHHLVDRGGTRFGMIGGAGYLPSTQERREGFLAGLRDRGVADEVVHVVGDVYGMDGGQSAMYELLELDPAVDAVFAVSDMQAVGALFEAQQAGRSVPGDLLLCGYDGIGWTRKISPTITTIRQDWGAIATRAMDYLAGMLAGGEGGRAVLPVELVEGESTRALRAV, from the coding sequence ATGACCGGGGCGCAGAGCACGAGCCGCACCCCCACGCTGCAGGAGGTCGCCAAGGCCGCCGGCGTCAGCCTCGCGACAGCGAGCAACGCCCTCTCGGGGAAGCGCGGCGTCAGCGCAGAACTCCGGGAGCGTGTGGTGGAGGCCGCGAAGCTGGTCGGCTACCCGCGCGGCGGATCGGCGCGGGCGCGCCGCACGGAGCACGTGACCGTGGGGATCGTGCTGCCCGACGTGCGGAACCCCGCCTATGCCGAGCTCGCGCACGCCTTCGAGCGGGAGGGGCAGCTGCGCGACTGGTCGCTGGTGCTCGCGAGCTCGGACTACGAGCCGGCCAAGGAGCTGGAGGCACTGGAGCGACTGATCGAGACCACCGACGGCGTGGTGCTCTCGCCGAGCCGGCCGCCCCGCTCGGGCATCCATCGACTGGCCGCGAGCCCGGTGCCCATCGTCACCTGCGACGAGCCCGCCGACTCGGCTCTGATCGGCGCCTCGGTGCGCACGGACAGCTTCGGCGGCGGGCGGGCGGCGGCGCATCACCTCGTCGACCGCGGCGGCACCCGCTTCGGCATGATCGGCGGCGCGGGCTACCTGCCGTCGACGCAGGAGCGGCGCGAGGGGTTCCTCGCGGGGCTCCGCGATCGTGGCGTGGCCGACGAGGTCGTGCACGTCGTCGGCGACGTCTACGGCATGGACGGCGGGCAGTCGGCGATGTACGAGCTGCTCGAGCTCGACCCCGCGGTCGACGCGGTCTTCGCCGTCAGCGACATGCAGGCCGTCGGCGCCCTGTTCGAGGCGCAGCAGGCCGGACGCTCCGTGCCGGGCGACCTGCTGCTCTGCGGCTACGACGGCATCGGCTGGACGCGGAAGATCTCGCCCACGATCACCACGATCCGCCAGGACTGGGGCGCGATCGCGACCCGCGCCATGGACTACCTGGCGGGGATGCTCGCGGGCGGCGAGGGCGGCCGGGCCGTGCTCCCCGTCGAGCTCGTCGAGGGCGAGTCGACCCGCGCTCTCAGGGCGGTCTAG
- a CDS encoding creatininase family protein: MIVGATGPTSPAVAALAAAGAVAVQPIGAVEQHGPHLPVTTDAEIAEALAGGAVQKLRGSVPTWLLPVLSYGLSPEHLGRPGTVSLSTSTLLSVCLDLGRSVAASGVGTLIFVNAHGGNPDLLRVVARDIHADCGVRTYVVHAPELALPRDLVERMPEPALDVHAGFYETSVMLALDAAAVDLPAAAPDGLAVAESLAGLSHVSLFGGIGLPWHTDDLSESGVIGDPSGASAEWGRAALEAQTTALAEAIGELARFEYPR; this comes from the coding sequence GTGATCGTGGGTGCCACCGGCCCCACGTCACCCGCGGTGGCCGCCCTCGCCGCCGCGGGTGCCGTCGCCGTGCAGCCGATCGGCGCGGTGGAGCAGCACGGCCCGCACCTGCCCGTCACCACCGACGCCGAGATCGCCGAGGCTCTCGCCGGCGGTGCCGTCCAGAAGCTGCGGGGTAGCGTGCCGACCTGGCTGCTGCCCGTGCTCTCGTACGGCCTCTCGCCCGAGCACCTCGGCCGGCCCGGCACTGTCTCGCTCTCGACCAGCACGCTGCTCAGCGTCTGTCTCGACCTCGGTCGGTCCGTGGCGGCCAGCGGCGTGGGTACGCTGATCTTCGTGAACGCGCACGGTGGCAACCCCGACCTGCTGCGCGTGGTCGCGCGCGACATCCACGCCGACTGCGGGGTGCGCACCTACGTCGTGCACGCCCCTGAGCTGGCCCTTCCCCGCGACCTGGTCGAGCGGATGCCCGAGCCCGCCCTCGACGTGCACGCGGGCTTCTACGAGACCAGCGTGATGCTCGCGCTCGATGCGGCAGCCGTCGATCTCCCAGCGGCCGCCCCCGACGGGCTCGCGGTCGCTGAGTCGCTCGCCGGACTCTCCCACGTCTCCCTCTTCGGCGGCATCGGGCTGCCCTGGCACACCGACGATCTCTCGGAGTCGGGCGTGATCGGCGACCCGTCCGGGGCGAGTGCCGAGTGGGGCCGGGCCGCCCTCGAGGCTCAGACGACCGCCCTCGCCGAGGCGATCGGGGAACTCGCCCGGTTCGAGTACCCGCGATGA
- the folE gene encoding GTP cyclohydrolase I translates to MDTATAPASASATTTPDLIAAERAVRDYMAAIGLDVDHPTLLDTPRRVAQAGLDLYSGLDGDPGKALGGGEPIEGVYPGPVSVRDVPYSSMCEHHLLPFKGVISVAYLPDRMLAGIGDFDAMIRVLAARPQMQERLADEIAETVSETLGAKGVLVHLTAEHACMWARGERTVGAEAQSLASRGVYDGGAERAEARILIGL, encoded by the coding sequence ATGGACACGGCCACCGCCCCCGCATCGGCATCCGCCACCACCACCCCCGACCTGATCGCCGCCGAGCGCGCCGTGCGCGACTACATGGCCGCCATCGGTCTCGACGTCGATCACCCCACCCTGCTCGACACCCCGCGCCGGGTCGCCCAAGCCGGGCTCGACCTGTACTCGGGGCTCGACGGCGACCCGGGCAAGGCGCTCGGCGGCGGAGAGCCCATCGAGGGTGTCTACCCCGGCCCCGTCTCGGTGCGCGACGTGCCCTACTCGTCGATGTGCGAGCACCACCTGCTGCCGTTCAAGGGGGTCATCTCGGTGGCGTACCTGCCCGACCGGATGCTCGCGGGGATCGGCGACTTCGACGCCATGATCCGCGTGCTGGCGGCCCGGCCGCAGATGCAGGAGCGCCTCGCCGACGAGATCGCCGAGACCGTCTCCGAGACCCTCGGCGCCAAAGGCGTGCTCGTGCACCTCACCGCCGAGCACGCCTGCATGTGGGCCCGCGGCGAGCGCACCGTGGGCGCCGAGGCGCAGTCGCTGGCGTCTCGCGGGGTGTACGACGGCGGGGCCGAGCGAGCCGAGGCGCGCATCCTGATCGGTCTGTGA
- a CDS encoding ABC transporter ATP-binding protein yields MTINEPPTTNTTTLTDTGVRLTGLTRSFGTRSGPVVAVSDVDLTTPKGSFLSLLGPSGCGKSTILRILAGLDTPTSGDATVHGKHPAELRKEKSLGIAFQDHALLPWRSVEKNVRLPFEVAGVPYDREWASELLQLVGLEAFADAKPWQLSGGMRQRVSIARALALKPSVLFLDEPFGALDDMTRQRLNLELQRLWMEQQATTVMVTHGIQEAVFLSDFVAVMSPRPGTIREVIEVDLPRPRTIEMISTPEFHHYVDRATQLLFH; encoded by the coding sequence ATGACGATCAACGAGCCACCGACCACGAACACCACCACCCTCACCGACACGGGGGTGCGCCTGACCGGGCTGACCCGCAGCTTCGGCACCCGCTCCGGCCCGGTCGTCGCGGTCTCCGACGTCGACCTGACGACACCGAAGGGGTCGTTCCTGTCCCTGCTCGGTCCGAGCGGATGCGGCAAGTCCACGATCCTCCGCATCCTCGCCGGGCTCGACACCCCGACGAGCGGCGACGCGACGGTGCACGGCAAGCACCCCGCCGAACTGCGCAAGGAGAAGAGCCTCGGCATCGCCTTCCAGGACCACGCGCTGCTGCCGTGGCGCAGCGTCGAGAAGAACGTTCGGCTGCCCTTCGAGGTGGCCGGCGTGCCCTACGACAGGGAATGGGCGAGCGAGCTGCTGCAGCTCGTCGGTCTCGAGGCCTTCGCCGATGCGAAGCCCTGGCAGCTCTCGGGCGGCATGCGCCAGCGCGTGTCGATCGCCCGGGCGCTCGCCCTGAAGCCGAGCGTGCTCTTCCTCGACGAGCCGTTCGGCGCCCTCGACGACATGACCCGGCAGCGGCTGAACCTCGAGCTCCAGCGGCTCTGGATGGAGCAGCAGGCGACGACCGTGATGGTCACGCACGGCATCCAGGAGGCCGTCTTCCTCTCGGACTTCGTCGCCGTCATGAGCCCGAGGCCCGGCACGATCCGCGAGGTGATCGAGGTCGACCTTCCGCGGCCTCGCACGATCGAGATGATCTCGACCCCCGAGTTCCACCACTACGTCGACCGGGCGACGCAGCTGCTGTTCCACTGA
- a CDS encoding ABC transporter permease, with protein MSAGTPERRSAGARLRASAPALITTVVTLAVLLAGWQLAISVTNVNAYLTKSPVDVWNYLFVDGTFSPESAAERRAALVPMIGVTVYHAGIGLVFGVSLGLVGSVLLSVSRTLRAMFLPIALVLQTVPLIAMAPVIYAVFGAGVVTAAVIAGVVTFFPLLMNLGAGLSAASPETVDLVHAYGGGRAKLLVIVQLPAALPYLFAGLKIAAPAVISAATLYEFLFSFEGLGANLLTSRSYSDYGLLWTLVVVTIALALVAYGLVVLLERLVLAGRYPPESALARRGGLR; from the coding sequence ATGAGCGCCGGCACGCCCGAGCGCCGCTCCGCCGGAGCGCGGCTCCGCGCATCCGCCCCCGCTCTGATCACGACGGTGGTGACGCTCGCCGTGCTGCTCGCCGGCTGGCAGCTCGCCATCTCGGTCACGAACGTCAACGCGTACCTCACGAAATCGCCCGTCGACGTCTGGAACTATCTCTTCGTCGACGGCACCTTCTCGCCCGAATCGGCCGCCGAACGCCGCGCGGCCCTGGTGCCGATGATCGGGGTGACGGTCTACCACGCGGGCATCGGGCTCGTCTTCGGCGTCTCGCTCGGTCTCGTCGGCAGCGTGCTGCTGTCGGTGTCGCGCACGCTGCGGGCGATGTTCCTGCCGATCGCGCTGGTGCTGCAGACGGTGCCGCTGATCGCCATGGCACCGGTGATCTACGCGGTCTTCGGTGCGGGCGTCGTCACGGCGGCGGTGATCGCCGGCGTCGTGACCTTCTTCCCCTTGCTGATGAACCTCGGCGCCGGGCTCTCGGCCGCGAGCCCCGAGACCGTCGACCTCGTGCACGCCTACGGCGGCGGACGCGCGAAGCTGCTCGTCATCGTGCAGCTGCCGGCCGCCCTGCCCTACCTGTTCGCCGGGCTCAAGATCGCCGCCCCGGCCGTGATCTCGGCCGCCACCCTGTACGAGTTCCTGTTCTCGTTCGAGGGGCTCGGCGCGAACCTGCTGACCAGCCGGTCGTACTCCGACTACGGCCTGCTCTGGACGCTCGTGGTCGTCACCATCGCCCTGGCTCTCGTGGCCTATGGGCTGGTGGTGCTGCTTGAGCGGCTGGTGCTGGCCGGCCGCTATCCCCCCGAATCCGCACTCGCCCGCCGAGGAGGCCTCCGATGA
- a CDS encoding ABC transporter permease, whose protein sequence is MMRRQPPAPALLGAGGLVVILVLWHLVATFGFTRPNGSYGAVPPPLAALGRVGADLVDPAYWSGIGATAGAALTGYLLAVAAALVLGVLVLLAPPLESFANQLGVVAACIPIAAISPIVVLLSPTGSRAVSVVLALLAVEFPMIIGVLLGLRATSPAQLDLVHAYGGGTLTAIRKVRLIAAIPALLSALKIGAPAAFLGAMTGEFFAVGVDSGAGRLLISQQYAGDYVGMWAIAILASAVSALGYGAIALLARWLAPWTAHTAGQTAGALR, encoded by the coding sequence ATGATGAGACGCCAGCCGCCGGCGCCGGCCCTTCTGGGCGCCGGCGGCCTGGTGGTGATCCTGGTGCTCTGGCACCTGGTCGCCACGTTCGGCTTCACCCGCCCGAACGGCAGCTACGGCGCCGTTCCTCCCCCGCTCGCCGCCCTCGGCCGCGTCGGGGCCGACCTCGTCGACCCCGCCTACTGGAGCGGCATCGGCGCCACGGCGGGCGCCGCCCTGACCGGCTACCTGCTCGCCGTCGCCGCCGCCCTCGTGCTGGGCGTGCTCGTGCTGCTCGCTCCCCCGCTGGAGTCGTTCGCGAACCAGCTCGGCGTGGTGGCCGCGTGCATCCCGATCGCCGCCATCAGCCCGATCGTGGTGCTGCTCTCCCCCACCGGCAGCCGGGCCGTGAGCGTCGTGCTCGCCCTTCTCGCCGTGGAGTTCCCCATGATCATCGGCGTGCTGCTCGGCCTCCGCGCCACGAGCCCGGCGCAGCTCGACCTGGTGCACGCCTACGGCGGCGGAACGCTGACCGCCATCCGCAAGGTGCGGCTGATCGCCGCCATCCCCGCGTTGCTCTCTGCCCTCAAGATCGGCGCGCCGGCCGCCTTCCTCGGCGCCATGACGGGCGAGTTCTTCGCCGTCGGCGTCGACTCCGGGGCCGGGCGGCTGCTGATCTCGCAGCAGTACGCCGGCGACTACGTCGGGATGTGGGCGATCGCCATCCTGGCCAGCGCCGTGTCGGCGCTCGGCTACGGCGCCATCGCGCTGCTGGCCCGGTGGCTCGCGCCCTGGACCGCGCACACAGCAGGACAGACCGCGGGAGCGCTGCGATGA
- a CDS encoding ABC transporter substrate-binding protein, translating to MTNPTERATHPEARYTSTTRTRSTFSRTTSSRTRTTASRPAARRAARGLAAVAGLTLAVTLAACSSSAPAATPESGAAGTDGFGDAGIALSWIKNYEFAGYFYADKDGDYTENGFDSVDVIAGGGTTNSWDTVLTGQAMIGLASDLTGVTGAINDGAPLAIIGAQFVKSPVGFVSLAGDPISSIDDLAGKTIGVDAGGKLAVEAVLKANDLPADTVTFASVPAGIDPLLNGDVDALIGFLTNYPLAVEAAGGDAVTLSFSDAGYAQMGDAVVVTKDALENDREALKALMKSVIQGWNSGLTDGPQGIADIAMEYGGDENDLDPALQLSSATVLPSFMLTDDTVTDGIFTITPELAEQAVDSLGAAGIDTSTDSLFDLTLLQEVYDENPELVPGFTVPE from the coding sequence ATGACGAACCCGACCGAGCGCGCCACACACCCCGAGGCGCGCTACACGAGCACCACCCGCACCCGCTCCACGTTCTCCCGCACCACGTCTTCCCGCACCCGCACCACCGCTTCCCGCCCTGCCGCCCGCCGCGCCGCCCGCGGCCTCGCCGCGGTGGCGGGGCTCACCCTCGCCGTCACGCTGGCCGCCTGCTCCAGCAGCGCACCGGCGGCCACCCCCGAGTCGGGCGCCGCCGGCACCGACGGCTTCGGCGACGCCGGCATCGCCCTCAGCTGGATCAAGAACTACGAGTTCGCGGGCTACTTCTACGCCGACAAGGACGGCGACTACACCGAGAACGGCTTCGACTCGGTCGACGTCATCGCCGGTGGCGGCACCACGAATTCGTGGGACACCGTGCTCACCGGCCAGGCCATGATCGGCCTCGCCTCCGACCTCACCGGCGTGACCGGCGCGATCAACGACGGGGCACCGCTCGCGATCATCGGCGCCCAGTTCGTGAAGAGCCCCGTGGGCTTCGTCTCGCTCGCCGGCGACCCGATCAGCTCGATCGACGACCTGGCCGGCAAGACCATCGGCGTCGACGCGGGCGGCAAGCTGGCCGTCGAGGCCGTGCTGAAGGCCAACGACCTGCCGGCCGACACCGTCACCTTCGCGTCGGTGCCCGCGGGCATCGACCCGCTGTTGAACGGCGACGTGGATGCGCTGATCGGCTTCCTGACGAACTATCCGCTCGCCGTCGAGGCCGCGGGCGGCGACGCCGTCACGCTGTCGTTCTCCGATGCCGGCTACGCCCAGATGGGCGACGCGGTCGTGGTGACGAAGGATGCCCTCGAGAACGACCGGGAGGCACTGAAGGCGCTGATGAAGTCGGTCATTCAGGGCTGGAACTCCGGCCTGACCGACGGCCCGCAGGGTATCGCCGACATCGCCATGGAGTACGGCGGCGACGAGAACGACCTGGATCCGGCGCTGCAGCTCAGCTCGGCGACCGTCCTGCCCTCGTTCATGCTGACCGACGACACGGTGACGGACGGGATCTTCACGATCACGCCCGAGCTCGCCGAGCAGGCCGTCGACTCGCTCGGTGCCGCCGGCATCGACACGAGCACCGACTCCCTCTTCGACCTCACGCTGCTGCAGGAGGTCTACGACGAGAACCCCGAGCTGGTGCCGGGCTTCACCGTTCCCGAATGA
- a CDS encoding FitA-like ribbon-helix-helix domain-containing protein, which produces MAAIVVRNLDDDVQRRLKERAAQNHRSMEAEARAILTSAVSGSGFVRAWLELGAAQPGDDLELPPRSAPRAIDLS; this is translated from the coding sequence ATGGCAGCGATCGTGGTGCGCAACCTCGACGACGACGTGCAGCGCCGGCTCAAGGAGCGGGCGGCTCAGAACCACCGCTCGATGGAGGCAGAGGCTCGGGCGATCCTGACGTCGGCGGTCTCGGGATCCGGCTTCGTGCGCGCGTGGCTCGAACTGGGTGCTGCGCAGCCGGGCGACGATCTGGAGCTGCCGCCGCGCTCCGCACCGCGGGCGATCGACCTCTCGTGA
- a CDS encoding type II toxin-antitoxin system VapC family toxin, whose protein sequence is MIVLDTNVLSEPLRRRPSPVVIDWLASLREPAAISAVTVAELLRGARLLPEGRRRDELVAGIEATVRAFRHDVLPFDERSARAYAELNEHRSRAGRPLSVEDGMIAATCLTFGATLATRNVLDFEGLGIDVVDPWMG, encoded by the coding sequence GTGATCGTCCTCGACACGAACGTGCTGAGCGAGCCGCTGCGCCGACGCCCGTCGCCGGTGGTCATCGACTGGCTCGCCTCCCTGCGCGAGCCCGCTGCCATCTCGGCGGTGACGGTCGCCGAACTGCTCCGCGGCGCCCGGCTGCTCCCCGAGGGCCGGCGGCGCGACGAGCTCGTGGCGGGCATCGAGGCCACTGTGCGGGCGTTCCGCCACGACGTGCTCCCGTTCGACGAGCGCTCCGCCCGCGCCTATGCCGAGCTCAACGAGCATCGCTCCCGGGCGGGCCGGCCGCTCTCGGTCGAGGACGGCATGATCGCGGCGACCTGCCTGACCTTCGGCGCGACCCTCGCCACCCGCAACGTCCTCGACTTCGAGGGCCTCGGCATCGATGTCGTCGACCCCTGGATGGGCTGA